In Sinorhizobium mexicanum, one DNA window encodes the following:
- a CDS encoding Pycsar system effector family protein — MAISESVYSIDLSDEVLPLELGPSAYYDHIRKINDVFYDQIKMSDQKAAYIFTFMFAFLISSAEGRNVFTWQRYFGDDLLAMVLSALLAIASIFSIISAILVVLPRKSATSTTLFWGGWLSHRETFRKAAAAGHPAYLFQQYIENADALASIACSKYRFVNLAFRGLIVTVLAYVAILATG; from the coding sequence ATGGCGATTAGCGAAAGCGTATACAGCATAGACCTTTCGGATGAAGTATTACCGCTGGAGCTCGGACCAAGCGCGTATTACGACCACATACGGAAGATCAACGACGTCTTTTACGACCAAATAAAGATGTCGGACCAGAAGGCGGCCTATATCTTCACCTTCATGTTTGCGTTCCTTATCAGCTCGGCCGAGGGACGAAACGTGTTCACTTGGCAACGTTATTTCGGCGATGATCTATTGGCGATGGTTTTATCGGCATTGCTTGCGATCGCTTCAATCTTCTCGATCATTTCGGCGATCCTCGTCGTTCTGCCGCGAAAGAGTGCGACGTCGACGACGCTCTTCTGGGGCGGCTGGCTGTCGCATCGCGAGACGTTCCGCAAAGCCGCAGCCGCCGGCCACCCGGCCTACCTGTTCCAACAATATATCGAGAATGCGGACGCCCTTGCGTCGATCGCGTGCAGCAAATACCGCTTCGTCAATCTTGCTTTTCGGGGATTGATCGTCACGGTGCTTGCCTACGTGGCGATCCTGGCGACCGGCTGA
- a CDS encoding DUF992 domain-containing protein yields the protein MKKSFAVRTSAAALVLAGTMAANAADFPGYPAPAPAPALEPDLHGGVKIGYLDCNIGGGTGYVLGSAKEVDCVFRSTLAGEASDHYQGEIRKLGVDLGFTTRSRLIWAVLAPTAGYHRGSLGGIYQGASAEATVGAGVGANVLIGGTSGSIHLQALSVTGQLGLNIAAAGTSMTLNAVN from the coding sequence ATGAAGAAGAGTTTTGCCGTGAGGACGTCCGCCGCGGCGTTGGTTCTCGCGGGGACGATGGCCGCCAATGCCGCCGACTTCCCAGGCTATCCGGCTCCAGCCCCGGCGCCGGCGCTGGAGCCGGATCTGCATGGTGGCGTGAAGATCGGCTATCTCGACTGCAACATCGGCGGCGGCACCGGCTACGTTCTTGGCTCGGCCAAGGAGGTCGATTGCGTCTTTCGGTCCACACTCGCGGGCGAGGCTTCGGATCACTATCAGGGCGAGATCAGGAAACTCGGCGTCGATCTCGGTTTCACCACGCGCAGCCGGCTGATCTGGGCGGTGCTGGCGCCGACCGCCGGTTATCACCGCGGATCCCTGGGCGGCATCTACCAGGGTGCATCAGCTGAAGCGACCGTCGGCGCCGGCGTCGGTGCAAATGTACTCATCGGCGGCACGTCCGGCTCGATTCATCTGCAGGCGCTCAGCGTAACCGGCCAGCTCGGGCTCAATATCGCGGCCGCCGGTACGTCGATGACGCTCAACGCCGTCAACTAG
- a CDS encoding DUF922 domain-containing Zn-dependent protease yields MGAVVRSCLFAACVAALPATAGAEWQAVEKVRTYAISGETGAELYASIGERGPQLGPVRAIAHTDFKLTWTRKYEPQGDACVLSTAKPKLTITYMLPKPAKALPAGAREDWETFIAGVHKHERVHGDFIKDMVRQIESASVGLTVPDDPACRKIRTELTKRLGAFSLAQRQRSRDFDRVEMSDGGNVHQLILKLVNGSSIVAQP; encoded by the coding sequence GTGGGGGCAGTCGTTCGTTCTTGTCTATTCGCGGCTTGCGTCGCTGCATTGCCTGCTACCGCGGGCGCCGAGTGGCAGGCGGTCGAGAAGGTTCGGACCTATGCCATTTCGGGCGAAACCGGTGCCGAGCTTTATGCCTCGATCGGCGAGCGGGGACCGCAGCTGGGCCCGGTTCGTGCGATCGCGCACACGGATTTCAAGCTGACCTGGACGCGCAAATACGAGCCGCAGGGCGACGCCTGCGTCCTTTCGACGGCGAAGCCGAAGCTTACGATCACCTACATGCTGCCGAAACCCGCAAAAGCATTGCCGGCGGGTGCGCGGGAGGATTGGGAGACGTTCATCGCCGGCGTGCACAAGCACGAACGGGTGCATGGCGATTTTATCAAGGACATGGTGCGCCAGATCGAAAGCGCCTCAGTCGGCCTGACGGTGCCCGACGACCCAGCATGCCGCAAGATCAGGACCGAACTGACCAAGCGCCTCGGCGCATTTTCGCTGGCGCAGCGGCAGCGCAGCCGGGATTTCGACCGGGTGGAGATGAGCGACGGCGGCAACGTTCACCAGCTTATCCTGAAGCTGGTGAACGGCAGCAGCATCGTGGCTCAACCGTAA
- a CDS encoding DapH/DapD/GlmU-related protein — MSQKLGIEPFIHPTASVRNSTLGRYTEVQERSRLDEVEFGDYSYIMQDGSIWCATIGKFVNIAASVRINATNHPTWRATLHHFTYRAPNYWDDADLDHDLFAWRRQNRVTIGHDVWIGHGATILPGVTVGNGAVIGAGAVVSKDVASYTIVGGVPAKLIRERFTAEISRRMDRLAWWDWDHAKLRRALDDFRHLTAEEFLVRYG, encoded by the coding sequence ATGAGTCAGAAACTCGGGATCGAACCTTTTATTCATCCAACCGCGAGCGTCAGGAATTCGACACTCGGCCGCTACACCGAAGTCCAGGAGCGCTCCCGTCTCGACGAGGTCGAGTTCGGCGACTATTCCTACATCATGCAGGACGGCTCGATCTGGTGCGCGACGATCGGCAAGTTCGTCAACATCGCCGCCTCGGTGCGTATCAACGCCACCAACCATCCGACCTGGCGAGCGACGCTGCACCATTTCACCTATCGCGCGCCGAACTACTGGGACGATGCCGACCTCGATCACGATCTCTTCGCCTGGCGGCGGCAGAACCGGGTGACGATCGGCCACGATGTCTGGATCGGCCACGGCGCGACGATCCTGCCGGGGGTGACCGTCGGTAACGGCGCGGTGATCGGCGCCGGCGCCGTCGTCTCCAAGGACGTCGCCTCCTATACGATCGTCGGCGGCGTTCCGGCAAAACTCATCCGTGAGCGGTTCACGGCCGAGATCAGCCGGCGCATGGATCGCCTTGCCTGGTGGGATTGGGACCATGCCAAGCTGCGGCGCGCACTCGATGACTTCCGCCATCTGACCGCCGAGGAATTTCTCGTCCGTTACGGTTGA